The DNA window GCAGGCAGTAGTGATTGTAACAGATGGGGAAACAAAGAATTTGCGTTGAAATATCACAGACTGATAAGTAATTATTTTATGTGAGTCACTAAATTATAATATCTGTTGAATGATAAAAAATACTGGGTGTGatatttttagaaaacaaatgtGTATCCAGATGTGTGAAACTAACCAGAAATAATGTGCGGATTAATTTGTAattgaattttttaatttattttatataaagcACTTCCTCTAGAGTACATGAATACAGATACCGATTCTCCTGTTGTGAAGTGATCAAATCAGTACTTTACGTAAATGATCAGCATTGTGCACATGGTCAGAGTGGTCGGCTTCAAATATGCAGGGTACAGGTTCCAGCCTTGCCACTGCAgcttgtttctgaatggctaaagtccttgggcaagatttgaaccacaattgtgccctagtcaacccagctctAAAACTGCGGACCTGGTAGGATCAagattgtaatatgaatgcttttAATCCTGTGCACTATAATttaggctgcaatggattgttacatgctcccagggagttgaggaagtacaCAACTGTAAAAGGCTGTTGTGCCATGATAGGTCAATACCCAGGGGtcataattgtaaagcactttagGCACAGTGTGAGAAAGCATTGTATAAAATCTAACATTAGTATATTGTTATCAGCAATTTTAGAGAAGTGAGTGAAATGTGGACTCATTGACTCCACCTTTCAAGTCTCCCACAGTTATTCACTTCATGATGCTGACATTCACTATTTCATTATATTAGTAAATGCTTACAGTACTATGGCTGAGGATGAAagggattgggtatttattttggaattttgatttataaaacaatttaatcattgtgtcttacttgaaaaatcaatgtgaaacaagatagaccatgtctgtgtttgtaacttaatacattgcaaacagctaaaaaaaatgtgtaaaaaaaatttgttagtgtatgtacaataacaaatatttaacatatttttcaatcttttgcaatgtattgagttacaaacaaggatttggcataaattgtttcatgttgatttctcaagtaggaaaacaattataaaattgttttataaattaaaaaatccaaaataagtacacaatcctcatccaatttatggccacttttaaaTACCAGCCATTTTCCAATGCTGTGAATTATTTGAGTAGCGTGTATGCACTTGTCaagttataattattttataaactgGTCAACATCGTTGTGGTATGTCATGTTATAAATGAAAGGGAAAATGCCACAATCAATAATTCAATTAATTGTATTAATTtcatacaatgaaataaaaatgtcttcACTATTGTAATGTGTTAATACCTGCTTTTAATCCTAATAGCAAATATAGTTTAGATTATTATAAACAGCCATCATTCTCCGATGTCTATGAAATAACACGGTTATGATTTTATTGCTGTAACACAATAAATTCTATTTCTTATTCAAATTTTTTGCTTGCGAGTATCAATAGAAATAAATAGCGTGATTATTATTTGCATAGATCTTTTAAATTGTAGATTTCGCCAACGTGAATCATTTTCATGTACCATTTAGTCAAGATATTCCAATAAgcactataataatatttcttcCAATCAACACtatatttgttttccttttaaCAGGAGCATGGACTCCATATTGATTTAGTAGgcaatataatgaaataatattaacaTATACCGACCTTTGACCTAGTTTAAATTTAGCATTCTTGTAATAATCAGGGCACTGAAACTAATATTGAATATTGTGACTGGAATAAATTTGTTGAATTGTAAGTCACTGGTAGTGTACATgatcactacatgtatatgaatgttTTCTAAATATACAAGGGGAAGCATATCGTATGTAGACTATTGTAGTATAAATAACATGTTAGACTAGTGAGGGTATTATCACAGTTTTACTGGCTAACCAAAGGGTTGGTAAATTTTACCAGTACATTGCGTTATGATGATGTCTGACTCTGAGCCAAAAGGCAAAATTTGACTAGCTGAGGGTAGGGTAAAAAAAGTTTATGATATTACAAAGCACAGTGACATGTTGTATTTATTACACCGACCACTCTTGACTGTCCTCAAATAGTGCCATGGCAGGATGCCAAACAATCTGATTTGATTTAAAACCAATGTAATAAACTGGtgcaatttctttatttagcgGTTGTGTTTATATTGTCGTTTGTTGAGACTTAGCACAATAGACACTTCAAATGTGGATGCTagtttatgtgtgtgtgagtaatAATCACCTTACCGACAATAATACAACCCatagcaccaaagtaaagtgctttctgtatgtaccacaatcgtttatagcatccatatcaagtgtaaaagtatactgtttcatttgctaattgcccacattagaaaggtcatATGCtataggcttgtaaataaaccaattgaaagagtatacttttacacttgatatgaatgctataagcGAGTGCAGTACatagagaaagtactttacttcagtgttacttgttatattatatgtaaaagCATTACAGTAATAACATGCTTTAGTTCTTACTATCGGTACTTTTGTAAAATGAAAGGTTGATATAATGTAAGATATTGAAAGTTTCTAGAATGCATACAGTACAATCATCCATGAGAAAGTGacatgtaatatgatgtatgtatacatacactgaGCTTTATTTTCACTCTCATTATGATGCTAAATGACTTCAAGAaaagtttttttcatttgaattgttttcattttatttttgtagttAAATATCCTGAAATCAAAAAGCTGATGGGATGTGATGAGCGGTTAAAATACATCGTCACTGCAATGGTAGTGGTTCAATTGATAGCCTGTTTCCTTGTCAAAGATGCCCCATGGACAGTGGTAGTACTTGCAGCCTACTGTTTCGGTGGAGTTATCAACCATTCCATGACCTTAGCTGTACATGAAATCTCTCACAATTTAGCTTTCGGTCACAGCAAACCCATGCACAACCGCATACTAGGCATATTCGGAAACCTCATCATTGGTGTACCGCAGTCCATAACCTTCAAGAAGTACCATCTTGAACATCACCGGTATCAGGGTGACACTGACCTAGATATGGACATCCCGTCTCAACTTGAAGGCAAGCTGTTCACCAATACGTACACCAAGTGTCTATGGGTGGTGTTACAACCATTATTCTATGCGTTGAGACCACTATTCCTCAATCCTAAACCAGTTTCTACTTTAGAAGTTGTTAACTTTGTTGTTCAGGTCATCTTTGATCTGGCTCTTTGGTATTTCTGGGGTGGCAAAGTGCTGTTTTATCTAATTGGAGGATCACTACTAGCCATGGGACTGCATCCCGTCGCTGGTCATTTTATATCTGAGCACTACATGTTCAAGAAAGGATATGAGACGTACTCATATTATGGACCACTAAATGCTATAACTTTCAACGTTGGTTATCACATGGAGCATCATGATTTTCCCAGTATACCAGGAAGCAGATTACCATTGGTAAGTGACATCCAGTACACTTACTCATTGCAAGTCTCTGGACTTTTTTTACTGCttatttgaataataataaaaaaatgttgacataaGTGTGTTCTTTTCTCATGTGAAAATAGTGACTTGAGTGAATGATTTCAAACATTTGGGTGAACAAATGCGAGCCCTAATTGCGAGACTACTTGTAACTAGGGAAAAAAACAGGAGAAATGAGGTtgtcttggtgtttcactcaatcATGggacacaatgtttttttttacacattcacACTCAGACAATTTCagatgcaaataaaataattatacagttgtcatgcacagtggggatcGAGAAGCAGACAAATTactatgttgattatcagttgtaaagtaaacaattgaGGCCATTAAATTCCATGTGTATATTATCTCAGACTacttcgttagtggtctgaggtattaCACTCAtcagaagcctgtttctacatGCTATGTGAGcaaatagcaatgcttatcactttCAATGTGATGGGGGTAAACAATCCTGCTGTGTGCGttgtgtctctgtgttattgttagtctggaCGCAGTCCctctatccccccccccccccattctggAAACGCAACAAATTACTTTGTCCGTATCCGCGTTCgggatagagggactgtggacTGTGGAGTTAAATTGTGTCAATccttgttttaaaaacattatttcccatgagtgaaacaccaaggtaacttcatttctcctgtaataaaaaaacaacttggacattttcctttacaacatttgaaatgaacatcaaattcaaaacattttaagatTATGAGACAAACTAAAGTTCCCAAGCTTGGTGCCAGTCTACTATTACATGACCCCCCAAAAAAACTTTTGTCCTTAATTTATCACTattaatgtatatttcatgtattcTTTTGATAATGTTTGTTAAGCTACAAAAGAGTAattttaaatagaaatattgcaaaaagtgtttatatttatgaaatgacctatttttagtgtttttacaaatatttcaagcTGTGTCACAAGTTCTCAATTTGTAGTAATTTTTAGGGGCTAgaatcatgtgtgtgtgtgtgtgtacatatgtatgtacgtatatgtatgtatgtacgtacgtactatgtctgtctgtatgtatgtatgtatgtatgtatgtatgtatgtatgtatgtatgtacatgtatgtatgtatgtatgtatgtgcgcgcatgcatgcacgtacgtacatacgtacgtatgtatgtatgttttaatacGATCAAGTTGACTCATCTATTTCATCATTTCTTTTACTTGCACTCCACTATGGTGGGCAATTAAGTATTAGTACTGTATCTGAGGTGTAtcatattttggtaaaaataaataaccaaCCATTGATTCAAGAACAAAACTTTCCAAAACGTCTAACCACATAACTGatgggtttttttatttgtaggtGAAGAAAATAGCACCTGAATACTATGACAATTTGCCACACCACGATTCCTGGAGTAAAGTAATCTATGATTTCATAACTGATCCTGACATTGGGCCATATGCACGTGTCAAACGGCAAGGTAAAGGAACAGCCAGCAATGGTACAACGTCCAAGGTGGATTAGTGGGTTTCACTCTAAAGATTCTTATTTGGACTTGGTATATTCAATCTTATCATggcaatttgtttttgtttggctCCTTTGAAACTTGATCTTACTTAATTTAGAGGCCTGcttagaaacaaaaaaaaaaaaaaattataggtTTTAAACCAGTTGTCTGGTACGGCAGAGCTATCGAAAACGTTGGTCTAGAACAAGAGAATACTCCTTTTTAGTCCTGATGACTCCACTggtaagataacactaatgaaagaatctgggattgaaaccctggcctttaatatGACTAGAAGGCAAAGAAGCCCATTTTTAGCTCAAGAATTTGTATACCCTATCTTCAATTTTGAAGAGAAATGCGACAGGAACAGCATTCTGAAATATTTGTCAAGTCTTAATTCACTCAGAAGCATAGTAATTTTTCCTTGTATTGAAGAATGTAAAGAACTAAATGAATAACCTGCAGCATGATTGATATGTAAGGTATGTGATGTCACCAATGTCTCGATATACATTTACTTACGACTATAGCTAGGTAGCTGCATTGACTAAAGTCTACAAACACCCATATAAGGGGAACAGTATATACAGATTTTCAAATAACCTTGTGGAATTGAAGTATTAATGGTATTGCAAAAAGAATTTATAGATATCTGaatagatatacaaatatatcccGAATGTGTAGGATTTGTGAgtgttgggtgggtgggtgggtgggtgggtggggggggacAAATTATGTCAGTTTTGTAAATGAAGCACTAATGAACCACTTGAATTGAGTTGAATTGAACCACTGGGTCTGttgtcaatgcaattgctgaacttcattttcacacttctccaaatttcaaaaactttcacaccttcaataacAGCTTCTGtagttactagtattttgatgtgtttaccatcatctcagtaaacaggttcataaggttggaatttcatgtttaccatcctgtttttacattgcattgattgtagtggtgtgaccgctacagttttcatcatggtttgcATCAAACATAAATGTGATTGTGATCGCAgttgtgaatgttcatttagggggggagggggttttgtcctaaataaaatgaacgctgtccgtttattgagcttgtgcgaaattgtgtgatcgtcccttaCAAAAGTGAAATTGTGTTTTGTCTATATCATTTGAGATCTTAAAgtacatttaatttgtttttatattatttaGTATGGACTGAGAGAACATGTAACTGTGGAAAACATctaacaaatgtattttgtgtttaCTAGCTGCAGCTGTCACTACATCAATTTATAAGATCACTTTGTGTACTTGCCAAAAAAGTACTTTGGCTATGAAGTACTGGTACTGTTATTTTGATATTcctaattttaatttcaaattttcttcCACCAAATATATGTTGTTGAGTTAAAAAAAGAACacttttatgtatgtgtatatatatatatatatatatatatatatatatatatatatatatatatatatatatatatatatatatatatatatatatatatatatatatatatatatatatatatatatatatatatatatatatatatatatatatatatataagaaaatgtggcctgtattaatttttttttgcgtGGAAAAGAAAAATTAGCGAAATCTTGTCATAATGCATATTGTGACAGTATACTTGTATGTTACACcagttattgttgttgtataCCCAGCAGTACTTTGTAGATAAGGCTTAGAAATTCCTTTATTTGTTCTCAAGAAACttcacttttcacattttttttcacattccCAATACTTCAGTtttagatgaaaaaaaatttgtaatGCTCCCCCCTCATATCTCAGTCTGATCCCTTCATCTTTTGGTACAAACATCAGTActgatttgatttgtttttttgAAGTGCAATAATTTTACCATCTTCTGAATTAGTCTATTAATTCTTATTGACTACTCAATGAACAATAAATTTAGATCGATTGCGTGAcattggtggcagtggtgggatattCTTTTCTATAACAGATCTATAAATATTTGGGCTCGGTAAATCCTACACAGAGATAGTCATCCAAGTAAACAGTATAAGGTACAGCAGACTGAAAGATTCGTCGCGTCGTTTCGCTCTCACCAGGCTTTTGTTTGACACGAGACTAGttacatgcaataaattttgatattgaaatgttcaatgacttgtatggaATATAGCTAAGCTCAATATGGCACTCAGTGGAATTGAAAGAGGAAATGAGATAAGGACATGTGAGTAACCATTGTTTCATGTCTGGTTTCTGTGGTGCTGATAATGGGACACACAGACGGAAGAACAGCACCCTCACAGTTGATTGTGTAAAGGACAATTATACACATTTAGTTTAATCTTACTTTTAAGGttatacacagggaaccttgtacaTCATAGTGctgctaggaagaagagcacagctatgcGCCGGCTGTGTGTATCACAGCCCCATTACAAGGTTATTTTTCtacagccctggtacatggttgtgaaaactTGAGTATGCCTGCAGCTGCATAGTTGTGGAAGACCACCTCTGTGCCATAACTattttgcacatcccagtaccaAAGCTGTTTACTGCAcacctagcacacagttgtgcacatacatgtaacagctctggtggaataataccctgtagcaacccaTTTGTTCATATCTGATTAGCATGCTGGTATAGGCTCCCTGTGGGAATACCGCTGTGTTACAGCCATGTTGGCATAGCCGGTGCATAGCTATGGGAAATatctatgttacagctatgctcacatagctggtacatggctgtggggaAAAGCTTGTGTACGTGGATATTATAAAAACCTATGCCGCACTGCTATTTTTAACATtcatgttacattgatgttgttatacacatctgtcaaatctaggtatgttacagctagtgtattggccagagctgttacagggatattgtacacaAAGCTGGTACAGTCCCTGTGGCTCCACTGAGCTgatacagctatgtgcacaaccctgtcctaggtatgtgaatgtaacaggggtgtgcaaggttccctgtgtactGGTACTAATGATAGTACCCGGAGGTTCTGTCATATCATTTTCACCCTTTGTATAGATGAGGTTTTACATGGcgtcattatacatgtatacctgtaATATTTAGTAATGTATACCTTCATATATATTATTCTGTAATATACTTAACTAGCATCACAGACGAgattcttacttgtctgtgctagCATGCATAGAAGTTACAGTGTTCAAGACTTCAATATCtcaatgtttgttgttgtttttgaataaaaaatgcTGCTGCTTAATCACTCCATTTGCCATCTTCTTTTTTATActtgaccaccaccaccaccaccacctgtCTAGTCACCTTGACTTACACTCTCCAATGTTCATAGCCTAGAACTCAGTCATGTGGGGATTTGGCTCATACCTTTTCCCTATCGCCTAGCATTTTACTAGTTGCATTTTACTAATAATGGAGCTTCGGACAGAAAAAAAGGCACAAATTAATATTGGGCTGAAAAATTTCCCAGTTGTGAGATGACATGAATGgacattatgaatattaatgagtccATCTCAGTAGACGGGACCAACCAATCACAAAAGGATAGCTTTTATAATGGGACATAGACACCTGAATGTTGAACAAATATCACTCCTGGAAATCCTTATTCATTTGACAAATTTGCTCTTGACCTTGAATATgagggtcaaggtcaaaggaAAGATTAGAAATACAAAGCTTAcctttgatattaaatatgggtgtagacaccAGCATGGAGTCGTTTTATATCCAAGTTATCGTACAAAAATGTTTTGACCACGTTGACAATGAAAGTCACGGTGAAAGGTCAAGCTCTCATTACAAAGCTGTCCAAAGATAATGTGGTGgaggttagacacttgaatcatATCTGAATGTATCAAATTTTTGGAGATAAGAGGCAAAATGTGCTTTTTTATCACAAACAAGGCTGCCATTTTGCTGAACAGGTCAGACTCAAAGTGATGTCCACGGTGAAAAGCCAAGTCATAATTATAACCATCATTACCTAATGTTTGGCTCAAGAAACTATGAAAATAaccaaatttggctatttgactcAGGGGTCAAGGTCAATGCATTTAAACAAAGCTCATCTTTAATAATATCGGTGTAGGCACATGAATGGTGTCTCTATGCATTACACCTCCAAAGTCATGatgcaaattatcaaattttacatttgGCCTTTTTTGATTTGATTGCAAAAGAAAGTGAGATGTGCATttgtctcacatagtatgtgATATATTAGCTTTGtaccaagtttggttgaaatcagttggtgcatgccacAGATATGagagtaaacacacacacacatacagaaccCAATGTCATAGCCCCCTCCGGGTGGTGCAAATAGGGGCTACATACAGCCTGGTTCAGGAGTATTTCACAAAAAGACCCCGCCCTGTCCATTGTTGAATCAGCCTGGTTCAGGAGTGTTTTGCACAAAGACCTTGCCCTGTCCATTGTTAACCCAAACAATAAATCATACACCATGCTCAATAAATAAAGTTTCTGTATTGGTAGTTATAACCTGTATCTGGTGCACCAAGTAGATTCCCACAGGGAAGGAGTCTTAACAGACGTCTGTCTTCTGTTTCTTCTTCCTTACCATGTGTACTTGCTATTAAGTTGTTACTGTCTTATACCTTCATTGTTGTTGGTGTTAGAGGTCAATTCTTGATTTCATCAATTATTTGTGACTACAATATATGAACTCTTGGTAAATACACTTGAGACATACTTGACAAGATGTCCAAGTAAATATATTACACCCTTTTTTTATTACTCTCAGGGACTGTATACGTACATGCTTTCACCTGTACTGTCACTATTTGGAAAGAGAGCAGTTGTAATGGGcgttttgttttcaattaaatGATTTACATTTAACAAACAGTTACTGAAGTATGTGGTGTATGCCATATCCACCCACCAACTAACTGTTACTGGCACAGAACAAGtagaacagcgccctcagtgaaTAACTACTTCAGAGGATTCTTTGTATTTGTTACAGGTTTTCTAGTGTTAACACTTTGTCAACACTTGGAGGGtactacatacaatgtatatgtctCTGAACTTTTTCTTCAACTTAGTTTCTACAATTTTGTTCTGGtataattttgtacaataacatagTATCCACACACATGGACACAGAACTATGACAGGAAGAAGATATGGGGTTTGATGAAGCTCCGAGATAGTAtaaacctgcatattttcacgactagaaaattttgcgattttacagtcttcatgtagttcacaaagattaattttcactaataaccatactggtacattgcattatgcagaaatatatattttcgcatttttgttttgtagtgaaattagcgaaaataaatcttacgcgaacatttccaggtttacagtaaccAAATATTCCAAGGGGTACAGGCCGAGTTTACGCATACATATTCCgagtttaatttttttgctGCACATCTGAAAGAtactcgcagtattctacttactaaagGTATACTTAACTGCCACTTTCAATTGACTCACTCAAatctggtatcaagatataactgATAAGAAGGATtcaataacattatttttttacaggCATAATAAAATGTTGAGGAAAACCTACTATGTAATCTCAACTGTTCCAATAACACCAGAAGACGGCATGCATTGATATTGGACTAGGTTTTCTGTATTTTCACCAGTGagtaaaaggtttataaactcagcttgtgtcactaTAAAACTGGAGTGCATGCATGGAAAGTGTGGACAAATAGAACCATGGCTGGGTAAGAGGACATaaagttacaatgtagatagaaAACTGACTGAAATACATAGAGAACTGCCTGCATGGtgcattctcacaaaccatGCAGAACTGCTATTtattccgcgacactgcgaaataacacCTGTTGACGCCATACTTTGgtcggtgtcgtaaaagaggccatggtttgcgaAGATGGCATGGCGTGActacatttgaatttgaatggaCCACTTTAGTATATAATTTTGCAAAGGTGGACAATGATGAAAGTTGCCAACAGACATCTCTTGTTGCCAGGACAAATCAGTATCAATGTAAGCGTGACcttatttttgttatgtttctcattacttttcatGGCAACCATGGGTCGAGAGGATGccatttcacaaaatattaaagGGTAGACgaaactaaaaatatttttattttgatgccAGACCttaaaatttgggtcggtcggatatgagaaacagaaagaaaaaaagggTCACtctaatgtgtatacactgtgTTGAAGATATCAACTATACACAGATACAAATATTATGCAGTCTGTCATACCCAAAACCATACTAcctcattcttgcaaaccagaacTATTATTACTTCTgcgacactgtgaaataacgAGACTGTGTGGTTTGCAACAATGTACTTACTGTTTTGCCAGTAAAATGgtataatgacaaaatattttttacgaCATGAAGTCCATAGGCAGGCTACAtcaacatgttttgtttttttattatcgAAAGGAAAGCAAAGTTTTGtgatacaaaaatacatgtttCCAAAGATAAATGTTCCTTGTATCAAAACCATGAAGGATATAGTCTCCCTTACAAACAGAAGTAGGACTATCTTAAAAAACTGGAAATGCTTCCTATTGCTTTGAATGCATCACATCAACACCCGCGGCAGTCATTTCAAAACACTGTATTTCTCTTATCTAATCACATAAAATTAAAGAACATGGCAGTAATATTGGAATGTACTTAAAGATAATGCTCCTGAAGTTGAACAACTAACAAAATGCTCAGCTGAATGTTATAAATATGAACGTACAAAAACGTATCTGTAAACTCAAATCTCTAATACTTTTTACCCTGATATCACTTTTAACTTTAAATTTCGAACAAGATCTATGCTGTGATTATGCCAAGACTGAAAACTTGCACAGAATCTCATAGAAGTAGCAGTCAAATACAGAAAGTGTGAAGAACAAAGATATTTTGGTAAATGTGATGTTGTCActagaggttttcccataaacccatGCAGGAAACCCCCAAACATATTTCAAGTGCAGTAGGGGGAGTGGCGCTTCCttacaaaatttgaaagtaAGTTACCAAGGTGTCATGTTATCATTCAAAACCCTCATGCAAGTTGACAGCAGTGACAAATACAGGTAAACGACTTCTCCTTTAAAAGCGTCACTGACAGTTCACTAAATTGCATCGAGGAAAGACTTTTagaatgtattcaaaatatatgGAAAATATATGGTTGCTTTACAAATTCGACAGGCAACACAGCTTTTTGCATCTCAAATCTTTGTAATGAAGTATTtctatcaaacaaacaaacagacacagtaTATTTTGAACAATTCAACATCAGTTGATTTCGTAAATAGTGGCAGTCACTGATGATGGTTTGTGTTTGTAATGAGACAATCTGACAAAAAAATGTGTCTACGGCTACAGCAATTTGCAGAAAGCACTGTATTGCCAAATCAACTTGTGAAAATCACTACATATAAAAATAGTAACTTATAATACTGACCTGGGGAATAAAATTGCACACACTGAAATATATGTAAAGGGCAATTGTTTAACCAACAAGAAATCTATCCTATACATTATCACCTGTCTTTAGGGCCTGTTATTTTTAACAGACTGGGTGGGTCAATGCTTTGAAGTTGTAAATAAACCCCCCTCCCATTATTAAGAGTAACTTGCCGCTTACACCTATGAAatcattatttgtaaattattttggtATATGTACTCTTCAAGATActtctgacccccccccccataaaagtGACGTATCCCTTAAAATCCAAAATCCTTACTTGAAATGACTTTGGTTCTAATGCATACTGTATACATTTCTTCACAGGGGAGGTAATACTGTATGTTAGCGCTGCTGATAACTCTATAAAACTTAAATTTCCTAATGGTGATGCCAAAAAATCAGATGAACGCATCACAATTAACACATCAAATAGCACCATATTATTGTGTATACTGCAAACGCTATATTAATCTCATTGGCAATGGTGTAATTTCATGTTTGGAATGTCAGGAtactgt is part of the Glandiceps talaboti chromosome 2, keGlaTala1.1, whole genome shotgun sequence genome and encodes:
- the LOC144443422 gene encoding sphingolipid delta(4)-desaturase DES1-like isoform X1, with amino-acid sequence MGARVSRTDFEWVYTEEPHATRRKEILVKYPEIKKLMGCDERLKYIVTAMVVVQLIACFLVKDAPWTVVVLAAYCFGGVINHSMTLAVHEISHNLAFGHSKPMHNRILGIFGNLIIGVPQSITFKKYHLEHHRYQGDTDLDMDIPSQLEGKLFTNTYTKCLWVVLQPLFYALRPLFLNPKPVSTLEVVNFVVQVIFDLALWYFWGGKVLFYLIGGSLLAMGLHPVAGHFISEHYMFKKGYETYSYYGPLNAITFNVGYHMEHHDFPSIPGSRLPLVKKIAPEYYDNLPHHDSWSKVIYDFITDPDIGPYARVKRQGKGTASNGTTSKVD
- the LOC144443422 gene encoding sphingolipid delta(4)-desaturase DES1-like isoform X2, which encodes MGCDERLKYIVTAMVVVQLIACFLVKDAPWTVVVLAAYCFGGVINHSMTLAVHEISHNLAFGHSKPMHNRILGIFGNLIIGVPQSITFKKYHLEHHRYQGDTDLDMDIPSQLEGKLFTNTYTKCLWVVLQPLFYALRPLFLNPKPVSTLEVVNFVVQVIFDLALWYFWGGKVLFYLIGGSLLAMGLHPVAGHFISEHYMFKKGYETYSYYGPLNAITFNVGYHMEHHDFPSIPGSRLPLVKKIAPEYYDNLPHHDSWSKVIYDFITDPDIGPYARVKRQGKGTASNGTTSKVD